In one window of Candidatus Fonsibacter ubiquis DNA:
- the xseA gene encoding exodeoxyribonuclease VII large subunit, protein MKNIPEFSVSEITSLTKNILEENFERVRIRGEVSKIKENKGHLYFSLKDENFILNAICWSSAVPLLQVFPEEGMEVVAEGKITTYAKSSISSYQIKVDQIELQGEGALLKLVEQRKKKLQAEGYFNEENKKSISFIPNKIGIITSPTGAVIMDIINRVQDRYPTHLLIYPISVQGNKSAGEIIKGIEFFNKRINVDTIIIARGGGGAEDLLSFNDENVVKSAFVSKIPIISAIGHETDFTLLDLVADYRASTPTAAAEKAVPEKTVLIEKIFAFNKQLISNFNLFLREKDKNVYQLIKSLNINNLKNFIKEKKDKIKIYDKSLTNLLKDKFKYFQLNLNSIFSRLESLDTKKILKRGFSIIRDLNNNIIYKKNHTLKNNDVIIELSDGKIKAKIG, encoded by the coding sequence ATGAAAAACATACCAGAATTTTCTGTTTCAGAAATCACATCTTTGACAAAAAATATTTTAGAAGAAAATTTTGAAAGAGTGAGAATTAGAGGCGAAGTTTCCAAAATAAAAGAAAATAAAGGTCATTTGTATTTTTCACTAAAGGACGAAAATTTTATTTTAAATGCTATATGCTGGTCAAGCGCAGTGCCACTTTTGCAAGTTTTTCCAGAAGAAGGTATGGAGGTTGTTGCTGAAGGAAAGATTACAACATATGCAAAAAGTAGTATTTCAAGTTATCAGATCAAAGTAGATCAGATCGAGCTTCAAGGCGAAGGAGCTTTGTTAAAATTAGTTGAACAAAGAAAGAAAAAATTACAAGCTGAAGGCTATTTTAATGAAGAAAATAAAAAATCTATTTCATTTATTCCTAATAAAATTGGAATAATTACTTCACCAACAGGCGCGGTAATAATGGATATTATCAACAGAGTGCAAGATAGATATCCAACTCATTTATTAATTTATCCAATTTCTGTTCAGGGAAATAAATCAGCAGGAGAAATAATTAAAGGAATAGAATTTTTTAATAAAAGAATTAATGTAGATACGATTATAATAGCTAGAGGAGGCGGTGGAGCTGAAGATTTATTATCGTTTAATGACGAAAATGTAGTTAAATCTGCATTTGTAAGTAAAATACCAATTATTTCCGCGATCGGACATGAGACTGATTTTACATTACTAGATTTAGTAGCAGATTATAGAGCCTCAACTCCAACTGCGGCTGCAGAGAAAGCTGTTCCAGAAAAAACTGTTTTAATTGAGAAAATTTTTGCATTTAATAAACAGTTAATTTCTAATTTTAATTTATTTTTAAGAGAAAAAGATAAAAATGTTTACCAATTAATAAAATCATTAAATATTAATAATTTAAAAAATTTTATTAAAGAGAAGAAAGATAAAATTAAAATTTATGATAAATCACTTACCAATTTACTAAAAGATAAATTTAAATATTTTCAATTAAATTTAAATAGTATTTTTTCTAGATTAGAAAGTTTAGATACAAAAAAAATTCTAAAAAGAGGTTTTTCAATTATTAGAGATTTAAATAATAATATTATTTATAAAAAAAATCATACTCTCAAAAATAATGATGTTATTATTGAATTATCAGATGGAAAAATTAAAGCTAAAATTGGTTGA
- the purD gene encoding phosphoribosylamine--glycine ligase, with the protein MNIAVIGSGGREHSICFKLKQSKHINKIFCIPGNAGTNKVAENINIDILDFKNISNFLKNNNIKVVFVGPEIPLVNGIKDYLEKKSFFVFGPSKAASRLEKSKSFTKKLCKKYKIPTAQYKSFSSMKGVRDYIKNMNTPIVIKADGLASGKGVYICNNKNIAFKKCKEINEGKFKSSRKFVIEEFLSGEEASYFILSDGKNYKFFGTAQDHKRIGEGDTGPNTGGMGAYSPSNIITNKVEEKIKKEIIEPTLKGLKILGCPFVGILYAGLIIKDNQPKLIEYNIRLGDPECQVLMMRLKTDLLKIIIACKKKQINKLAIKWSNKKAITIVASSKGYPSKQSKVSEIKNTNKILLNNNQYLFHASTFNKNNRIFTSGGRVLNATAVNKNLRSGRNTCIDMLKKINWKDKYFRKDIGWRVINS; encoded by the coding sequence ATGAACATAGCTGTTATAGGAAGCGGTGGCAGAGAACATTCTATTTGCTTTAAACTAAAACAATCAAAGCATATAAATAAAATTTTTTGTATTCCTGGAAATGCCGGCACAAACAAAGTTGCAGAGAATATTAATATAGATATTCTTGATTTTAAAAATATTTCTAATTTCTTAAAAAATAATAATATAAAAGTAGTATTTGTTGGGCCTGAAATACCTTTGGTTAATGGAATTAAAGACTACCTAGAAAAAAAAAGTTTTTTTGTATTTGGTCCATCTAAAGCAGCTTCAAGATTAGAAAAATCCAAATCTTTTACAAAAAAACTCTGCAAAAAATATAAAATACCTACGGCACAGTATAAATCTTTTAGTAGTATGAAAGGAGTAAGGGATTATATAAAAAATATGAATACCCCAATTGTGATTAAAGCCGATGGTTTAGCTTCTGGTAAAGGTGTTTATATTTGTAATAACAAAAATATAGCATTTAAAAAATGCAAAGAAATTAATGAAGGAAAATTTAAAAGCTCTAGAAAATTTGTAATTGAAGAGTTTTTATCTGGGGAAGAGGCAAGTTACTTTATACTGTCCGATGGAAAAAATTATAAATTTTTTGGAACTGCACAAGATCATAAAAGAATAGGCGAAGGTGATACTGGCCCTAATACGGGAGGAATGGGCGCCTACTCTCCTTCTAATATTATTACAAATAAAGTTGAAGAAAAAATAAAAAAAGAAATTATTGAACCGACTTTAAAAGGACTAAAAATATTAGGATGTCCCTTTGTCGGAATTCTTTATGCTGGCTTAATTATAAAGGACAATCAACCAAAACTTATTGAATATAATATTAGACTTGGAGATCCAGAGTGCCAAGTCTTGATGATGAGATTAAAAACTGATCTATTAAAAATTATAATTGCTTGTAAAAAAAAACAAATTAATAAATTAGCAATCAAATGGAGTAATAAAAAAGCGATAACAATTGTTGCTTCATCTAAAGGATACCCTAGTAAGCAAAGTAAAGTATCAGAAATAAAGAATACAAATAAAATCTTACTAAATAATAATCAATATTTATTTCACGCAAGCACATTTAATAAAAATAATAGGATTTTTACATCAGGCGGTAGAGTTTTAAATGCTACTGCCGTAAATAAAAATTTAAGATCAGGCCGAAACACATGCATAGACATGTTAAAAAAAATTAATTGGAAAGATAAATACTTTAGAAAAGATATTGGCTGGAGAGTTATAAATAGTTAA
- a CDS encoding nucleoside deaminase, which translates to MNNQINIYTDLLLKLSKKALSLGELPVSAIIVDPVTKKVVSACINHTKKNPIFHAEINAILKALKLTNLERLDKFDIYCSLEPCPMCTSAISISRIRRVYFCLEDKKSGGFINGPKLIYSKNLHHKPKFYYGFKENVFLNLMKNFFKKKRN; encoded by the coding sequence ATCAATAATCAGATTAACATTTATACTGATTTACTTTTAAAATTATCTAAAAAAGCCCTTAGTTTGGGAGAACTTCCTGTTAGTGCAATTATAGTAGATCCTGTTACTAAAAAAGTTGTATCGGCATGTATTAATCACACTAAAAAAAATCCAATTTTTCATGCTGAGATTAACGCTATTTTAAAAGCATTGAAATTAACAAATTTAGAAAGATTAGATAAGTTTGATATTTATTGCTCCCTAGAGCCATGCCCCATGTGTACCTCTGCAATTTCTATCTCTAGGATCAGGAGAGTTTATTTTTGTCTAGAGGATAAAAAGTCAGGAGGTTTTATAAATGGTCCAAAATTGATTTATTCTAAAAATTTACATCATAAGCCTAAGTTTTATTATGGCTTTAAAGAAAATGTTTTTCTAAACTTAATGAAAAATTTTTTTAAGAAAAAACGTAATTAA
- a CDS encoding pseudouridine synthase produces the protein MNNNYQKKIRIAKFLSSKGYGSRREIEKLILKNKIIVNKEIISSPITFVNNDDEIVINNKKINLQKKLDVWKFYKPLNYITSRNKQDDRPIIYDLLPFNLKKIKTVGRLDINSEGLLLLTDDGEIIRNLELPKNKFIRKYKIRVYGYINENSLDKISNGAKINNIRYAPFEYKLLKKGNANSWLEFQMHEGKNNEIRNLCAAIHLKVNRLIRIEYGPFKLKNLLPGKVEKAEEKEMRLYEDYIGKI, from the coding sequence ATGAATAATAATTACCAAAAAAAAATTAGAATAGCTAAATTTTTATCAAGTAAGGGATACGGCTCCAGGCGTGAAATAGAGAAATTAATTTTAAAAAATAAAATTATTGTAAATAAAGAAATTATTTCATCTCCTATTACTTTCGTTAATAATGACGATGAAATAGTTATAAATAATAAAAAAATTAATCTTCAAAAAAAACTAGATGTATGGAAATTTTACAAACCATTAAATTATATAACGTCGCGAAATAAACAAGACGATAGACCAATTATATATGATCTATTACCTTTTAATCTAAAAAAAATTAAAACTGTTGGCAGGTTAGATATCAATTCTGAAGGACTTTTATTGTTAACAGATGATGGTGAAATAATAAGAAATCTTGAGTTGCCTAAAAATAAATTTATCAGAAAATATAAAATTAGAGTCTATGGATACATAAACGAAAATTCACTAGATAAAATCAGTAATGGCGCAAAAATTAATAATATTCGATACGCTCCTTTTGAGTATAAATTATTAAAAAAAGGAAACGCAAATTCTTGGTTAGAATTTCAAATGCATGAAGGAAAAAATAATGAAATTAGAAATTTATGTGCTGCTATACATCTTAAAGTTAATAGACTTATTAGGATAGAATATGGACCCTTTAAACTTAAAAACTTATTACCTGGAAAAGTAGAAAAAGCAGAAGAAAAAGAAATGAGATTGTATGAGGATTATATCGGGAAAATATAA
- the rsmD gene encoding 16S rRNA (guanine(966)-N(2))-methyltransferase RsmD, giving the protein MRIISGKYKGKKILFPKKSITRPLRDRVKENIFNILQHSNKIQFEFKNSIVLDLFSGSGSFGLECLSRDVSKVIFFEKNLEAFSILKKNLNTLNILSENAIAINDDVSLILNNKLLDQIKPNLIFLDPPFVIKNINSIINDLKKIINRKNILVIHTNSENNIYNKELNFIEERVYGVSKIYFAKLNLT; this is encoded by the coding sequence ATGAGGATTATATCGGGAAAATATAAAGGAAAAAAAATACTTTTTCCAAAAAAATCAATTACTAGGCCTCTTAGAGACAGAGTTAAAGAAAATATATTTAATATATTGCAGCACTCGAATAAAATCCAATTTGAATTTAAAAATTCAATAGTCTTAGATCTTTTTTCAGGTTCTGGATCTTTTGGATTAGAATGTTTATCAAGAGATGTGAGTAAAGTAATTTTTTTTGAAAAAAACTTAGAAGCTTTTTCTATTCTAAAAAAAAATCTTAATACACTCAATATACTAAGCGAGAATGCTATTGCTATTAATGATGATGTTTCTTTAATTCTTAATAATAAATTATTGGATCAAATTAAACCAAATTTAATATTTTTAGATCCTCCTTTTGTAATAAAAAATATTAACAGCATAATAAACGACTTAAAAAAAATTATTAATAGGAAGAATATATTAGTTATTCATACAAATTCTGAAAACAATATTTATAATAAAGAACTTAATTTTATTGAAGAGAGAGTTTATGGTGTTTCTAAAATCTATTTTGCAAAATTAAACTTAACTTAA
- a CDS encoding DUF3035 domain-containing protein has product MKKIISLLVLLFLLSSCENVQKGLGMKKDVPNEFLIEKRNPLTMPPNFDLLPPDSVNQNNQKDEKDNLKEIFNKNLGKDKQDSGINKGTDSGSLEKSILEKIK; this is encoded by the coding sequence ATGAAAAAAATTATAAGTTTATTAGTTTTATTATTTTTATTATCATCATGTGAAAATGTTCAAAAAGGATTAGGGATGAAAAAAGATGTTCCTAATGAGTTTTTGATAGAGAAAAGAAACCCTTTAACTATGCCACCCAATTTTGATTTACTTCCACCGGATTCAGTAAACCAAAATAATCAAAAAGATGAAAAAGATAATTTAAAAGAAATTTTTAATAAAAATTTAGGCAAAGATAAACAAGATAGTGGAATTAATAAAGGAACAGATTCTGGTTCATTAGAAAAAAGTATTCTTGAAAAAATAAAATAG
- the lspA gene encoding signal peptidase II, whose amino-acid sequence MINKKKIYLFVIIIIFFLIDRVSKILILKSFLNNSLSEIYINSFLNLSLVWNSGIGFGLLQIEPNIFYSTVSIIIAAINLILIYWMITTSNYLESIFISIILGGSLGNLFDRFYYNSVPDFIDLHYKSFHWFTFNIADIFITIGIIGLIIIDLFKIKKT is encoded by the coding sequence ATGATAAATAAAAAAAAAATATATTTATTTGTAATTATAATTATTTTTTTTTTAATAGACAGAGTTTCAAAAATTTTAATTTTAAAAAGTTTTTTAAATAATTCATTATCTGAAATTTATATTAACTCTTTTTTAAACCTTTCTTTAGTTTGGAACAGCGGAATTGGTTTTGGACTTTTACAAATAGAACCTAATATTTTTTATTCAACTGTCTCCATCATAATAGCTGCTATTAATTTAATTTTAATATATTGGATGATAACTACATCGAATTACTTAGAGTCTATTTTTATTTCTATAATTTTAGGAGGTTCGCTCGGCAATTTATTTGATAGATTTTATTATAATTCTGTCCCAGATTTTATAGATCTTCATTATAAGAGTTTTCACTGGTTTACCTTTAATATTGCTGATATTTTTATCACAATTGGAATTATTGGATTAATAATTATTGATCTTTTTAAAATAAAAAAAACATGA